A DNA window from Calderihabitans maritimus contains the following coding sequences:
- the spoVAE gene encoding stage V sporulation protein AE, giving the protein MNLLMAFLVGGIICLIGQLIMDLTPYEVTPAHVLVGFVIMGAVSSGLGLYQPLVDIGGAGATIPLSGFGHTLTQGAIKAVKTKGLLGAFGGGIEATAVGIAAAIVFGYVMAVLFNPQG; this is encoded by the coding sequence GTGAATCTGCTAATGGCTTTTTTAGTAGGAGGAATAATTTGTTTAATTGGGCAGTTAATTATGGATCTTACTCCCTATGAAGTAACTCCCGCTCACGTTCTGGTGGGGTTTGTGATCATGGGCGCCGTATCCAGCGGCCTGGGTCTCTACCAGCCTCTGGTAGACATAGGAGGAGCCGGGGCCACTATTCCCCTCAGTGGATTCGGCCACACTTTAACCCAGGGGGCTATTAAGGCGGTAAAAACTAAAGGTTTACTAGGAGCCTTCGGCGGGGGAATCGAGGCGACGGCTGTAGGTATTGCGGCTGCCATCGTGTTCGGCTATGTGATGGCTGTACTGTTCAATCCCCAGGGATAA
- the spoVAD gene encoding stage V sporulation protein AD, translating to MSQTLKRVGQRTVQFSNPPCIISTATIVGPKEGEGPLAHTFDKVMEDTYYGQKSWEKAESKILEESVQMALQKVNLSLQDIDYLLAGDLINQIICCNFAARTLGIPFFGLYGACSTMYEGLALGAMLIDGGFASKVVAATCSHHNTSERQYRYPTELGSQRPMTAQWTITGAGAFVLASEGTGPRITHATVGKVVDAGVKDPFDMGAAMAPAALDTLVNHFKDTGRGPQDYDLIVTGDLASVGRSVLIQLAQQQGYDLSQNYTDCGVLIFDPSQDTHAGGSGCACIAVVTGGYILNQMKAGKLRRILGIATGALLSPLSVQQGESIPGIAHAVAIEL from the coding sequence TTGAGCCAGACGCTAAAAAGGGTGGGCCAGCGAACGGTTCAGTTTTCTAACCCGCCTTGCATTATTTCAACGGCAACCATAGTGGGGCCTAAAGAAGGGGAAGGTCCCCTGGCCCATACTTTTGACAAGGTTATGGAGGATACCTACTACGGACAAAAATCATGGGAAAAAGCGGAGAGCAAAATTTTGGAAGAGAGTGTCCAGATGGCCTTACAAAAGGTTAATCTGTCGCTGCAGGATATCGACTATCTACTGGCAGGAGATTTGATAAACCAGATTATTTGTTGCAATTTTGCGGCCCGCACGCTCGGTATACCTTTCTTCGGGTTGTATGGTGCCTGCTCTACTATGTACGAGGGTCTCGCCCTAGGGGCCATGCTTATCGACGGAGGCTTTGCCTCTAAGGTAGTGGCGGCGACCTGCAGCCATCATAACACTTCCGAGCGCCAGTACCGTTATCCTACCGAGTTAGGGTCCCAGCGTCCCATGACTGCCCAGTGGACTATCACCGGTGCGGGGGCTTTTGTTTTGGCCAGTGAGGGTACGGGGCCGAGAATTACGCACGCTACGGTGGGTAAAGTGGTGGATGCGGGAGTTAAAGATCCTTTCGATATGGGCGCGGCTATGGCTCCCGCGGCTCTTGACACCCTGGTTAACCACTTTAAAGATACCGGTCGCGGTCCACAGGATTATGACCTGATCGTAACCGGAGACCTGGCTTCTGTCGGACGTTCGGTGTTAATCCAACTGGCTCAGCAGCAGGGCTACGATTTGTCCCAAAACTACACCGACTGTGGTGTTCTTATATTCGACCCGTCTCAGGATACTCATGCCGGGGGAAGCGGTTGTGCCTGCATAGCTGTAGTAACCGGCGGTTATATTCTAAACCAGATGAAAGCCGGTAAGCTGAGGAGGATTTTAGGTATAGCAACCGGTGCCTTACTGAGTCCTTTGAGCGTACAGCAGGGAGAATCCATACCTGGTATTGCTCACGCAGTAGCCATTGAGCTGTAA
- a CDS encoding dodecin family protein, with product MHVKVVELVGESHVSWKDAVQSAVSEASKTIPNITGVEIYNLTADVHEGRLVDFKANVKIAYTDE from the coding sequence TTGCATGTAAAAGTAGTTGAGCTGGTGGGAGAATCTCATGTCAGCTGGAAGGATGCTGTACAGTCTGCCGTAAGTGAAGCGTCCAAAACCATACCTAACATAACGGGAGTGGAGATTTACAACCTGACGGCAGACGTTCACGAGGGACGTCTGGTGGATTTTAAAGCTAACGTAAAAATTGCTTATACCGATGAGTAA
- a CDS encoding spore germination protein, producing the protein MIADDGQKAKISKKLDENLKWLNEALGIDKNFDIISRQVHFAGKDAFLLFVDGFTKDNIMMYLLRSLTLVKREDIVVNTLEKIFKTYIDYIEVDQTDDLHQVVDRVLAGQTALFIEGEQKAILIDAREYPIRSPEEPDLERVVRGSRDGFVETLVYNTALIRRRIRDPKLRMELMEAGTRSKTDICIAYLEDVANPNLVQLIKEKIEAIRMDGLPMAEKSVEELIMPGSFWNPFPKIRYTERPDVAAAHLLEGHVLVLVDTSPSVMILPATFFHHVQHAEEYRQSPLVGAFLRWVRFFGIAASVFLAPVWLLVALEPRLLPEGLKFIGPDKPGQVGLMWQFFFAELGIDLLRMAAVHTPSALTTALGLIAAILIGEVAIDIGLFAPEVVLYMSIAAVGVFATPSYELGMANTLVRILLIFAVGLFRLPGLLVGFGLVFIFLALSKSFGVPYLWPLIPFNWTALKSILVRSPVPIQNTRPSALKPQDASRQPLPATKPLKRKSENSETNGSRRKDE; encoded by the coding sequence ATGATTGCTGACGACGGTCAGAAGGCCAAGATAAGCAAAAAACTGGACGAAAACCTCAAGTGGCTAAACGAAGCATTGGGTATTGACAAGAATTTTGATATCATCAGCCGGCAGGTGCATTTTGCAGGCAAGGATGCCTTTCTGCTTTTTGTGGACGGCTTCACTAAGGATAATATAATGATGTATCTTCTCCGCAGTTTAACCCTGGTTAAGCGGGAAGATATAGTGGTTAATACTCTGGAAAAAATCTTTAAAACTTATATCGATTACATTGAAGTGGACCAGACCGACGATCTTCATCAGGTGGTGGATAGGGTTCTGGCGGGTCAAACCGCCCTGTTTATCGAGGGCGAACAAAAAGCCATTCTCATTGACGCCCGGGAGTACCCTATTCGCTCGCCGGAAGAGCCGGACCTGGAAAGAGTGGTGCGCGGTTCCCGGGACGGATTTGTGGAAACCCTGGTATATAACACCGCTCTTATCCGCCGGCGAATTCGTGATCCCAAATTACGCATGGAATTGATGGAAGCGGGCACTCGTTCCAAGACCGACATTTGTATTGCTTACCTGGAGGATGTAGCCAACCCCAACTTAGTGCAACTGATAAAGGAAAAAATTGAAGCCATCCGGATGGACGGCCTGCCCATGGCCGAAAAATCCGTGGAAGAACTTATTATGCCCGGAAGTTTTTGGAATCCCTTTCCCAAAATCCGGTATACGGAGCGCCCGGATGTAGCGGCAGCTCACCTGTTGGAAGGACATGTGTTGGTGCTGGTGGATACTTCTCCCAGCGTCATGATTTTACCCGCTACCTTTTTTCACCATGTACAGCACGCCGAGGAATACCGCCAAAGCCCGCTGGTAGGGGCTTTTCTGCGCTGGGTACGATTTTTCGGCATTGCTGCTTCGGTTTTTTTGGCTCCGGTATGGTTGTTGGTGGCTTTAGAACCGCGATTGCTTCCTGAGGGGCTAAAGTTTATCGGTCCCGACAAACCCGGGCAGGTAGGATTAATGTGGCAGTTCTTTTTTGCCGAACTGGGTATAGATTTGCTTCGCATGGCGGCAGTACACACTCCTTCGGCCCTGACCACCGCTCTAGGCTTGATCGCTGCCATCCTGATTGGTGAAGTGGCTATAGATATTGGCCTTTTTGCGCCGGAGGTAGTTTTATATATGTCCATTGCCGCGGTGGGAGTTTTTGCCACTCCCAGTTACGAACTGGGTATGGCCAACACTTTGGTCCGGATTTTACTAATCTTTGCCGTAGGGCTATTCCGCCTGCCTGGTTTGCTGGTAGGTTTTGGCCTGGTATTCATATTCCTGGCCTTGAGTAAATCGTTCGGTGTCCCTTATCTATGGCCGCTAATACCTTTTAACTGGACCGCTTTGAAGTCTATCCTGGTTCGTTCACCGGTGC
- the spoVAC gene encoding stage V sporulation protein AC, whose translation MVPPKQGGTNSPNSLPQEIQQSQQQYQQQEYQALVNRVKPKPPVLKNAVFAFLVGGLISMIGQIFMNLFMAGGLAQQEASSATIMVMVFLGAFLTGLGIYDNIGKVAGAGSIIPITGFANSIVSSAMEFKREGFVFGVGARMFNIAGPVLVYGFLISVIVGLIAFMFS comes from the coding sequence ATGGTCCCACCAAAACAAGGGGGAACGAATTCTCCAAATTCTTTACCGCAGGAAATCCAGCAGAGTCAACAGCAATACCAGCAACAGGAATACCAGGCCTTAGTCAACCGGGTGAAACCGAAACCTCCGGTGCTAAAAAATGCTGTATTTGCGTTTCTGGTGGGTGGACTTATCAGCATGATCGGCCAGATATTTATGAATCTGTTTATGGCCGGCGGTTTGGCCCAGCAGGAGGCCAGCAGCGCCACGATTATGGTTATGGTGTTCCTGGGGGCTTTTTTAACCGGTCTCGGTATATATGACAATATAGGGAAAGTTGCCGGGGCCGGGTCTATCATCCCTATAACCGGTTTTGCCAATTCTATCGTTTCCTCCGCTATGGAGTTTAAAAGGGAAGGTTTCGTTTTTGGAGTTGGTGCCCGTATGTTCAATATTGCAGGTCCCGTATTGGTCTACGGGTTTTTAATCTCGGTAATAGTTGGCTTGATAGCGTTTATGTTTTCCTGA